The Juglans regia cultivar Chandler chromosome 11, Walnut 2.0, whole genome shotgun sequence genome contains the following window.
GTAGCAATGGATTTATACTCAGCTTCTGTGCTTGATCTTGCCACTGTCTTTTGCTTTTTAGAACTCCAAGAGATTAAGTGTTGgccaagaaaaatgcagaaGCCCCCTGTCGATCATCTATCATCTGGGCATccggcccaatcagcatcagagtATGCTTGGAGATTAAAGGAGGTTTTGTAAGGAAACAACAAGCCATGATTAATTGTGCCTTTCAGATATCTCAAGATCCTTTTGACAGCACTCCAATGTGGCACTTTCGGTTCATGCATAAACTGGCATACTTTGTTCACGACAAAGCTTATATTTGGTCGTGTGTGAGACAGGTATTGTAAGGCTCCTACAGTGCTTCTAAACAGCGTGGGATCATCAAAAATGGGTGAATGACAGTTCGATAGTTTTAAGGACGCTGCCATGGGAAATGGCATGGGTTTGGCATGCAACATGTTACTGCAAAACAGAAGGTCCTTGATGTATTTTCTTTGAGTAAGCAGCAAACCATCACTCGAATAATCAATTTCCAAACCCAAGAAATACGACAAAGAGCCTAAATCCTTAACTGAAAATGCATGCCTCAAGTCAGTAATGAGTTTATCGAACTTTGCCAAAATAAGCAGTGATGGATTTATCTCCTCATGTGAGGTTTGCTAACTGAAAACGAGTTTGGAATTGTTTGGCTTGAGAATGTGAGGTAAAAAGAGCGGCCAAGGAATTCCATAGTCCGTGAGAGGTGGTTGCCGAGAGAACATGACTGACAACTGAATCGGAGAGTGAAGAGAACAAGATACTCAGCACAAGCTGATCTGTTCTTTTCCAAGCTGAAAAGGCAGGATTGATTGTTGTTTGGTTAGAAAGAAACTGTGGTGGGCAGGGGAGTGAGCCATCAACATATTGATAGATGTCATGACCACGTAAATAAGCACTGATCTGAACCTTCCATAAGGAAAAGTTTTCAGTCGTAAGTTTTGTAGTCACAAtgtgagagaaggaagagacaATAGATGAATTTGGTGTGGAGAGAGCTGAAGAAGTTGGAGGAGAAAGAGCCATTTCTGAGACTAGTGGTCgaaatgctctgataccatatcagAGTTACATATTTCCAGTAATGCTCGATGTATTTTCATTATGATTTCCAGTGTTTATATACACACATTACAGGAGGTTCTAGAATCAGGAAAGGGAATAAAAGGCTGGTACAAGTATTGGAGAGAATAACAGAAAAGTTTTCCTACGGTTATTCTTGTAGTCTACACTGTTGTACAGTTTGTAATGTATCTATGCTAATATTCTCCTCTTTAGCTTCCCAGAATCTTAGATgagcaatgaaaaaaaaaaaaactaaggttGGCTTAAGGATGGGACATGTCTACCTGTGACTGGTTGGCAATCAATCAAAAGACTCGTAAATAAGGCAGCATTGGGTACATCGATCTTGCTTGGTATGCCTTGCTCTAGTCCTTGGGAAATTTTGAAATCTCAGTGTAAAAGGAATGGCCAGCCAAGAGCTTCCACAGTGGAAACTGACACATCCAGAGGAGTTCGAGAGTTAAAGGAAATAGATAGCTAGAGATGGGATACTTTGGGTAAGCAGAACGGATGGCGCCCCGATTACTTGAATGAAGTAAACCTTCTTTCAGACTATAAGAAATATGTGCtaataaatattgaagtaaGACGTCATATAGATCAGCTTAGTCTAGATCCCTGCATACTGCAGAAAGTGAAAATCTTATTCACAAATTGTGCATCTCAGTGGGACCAGCACTTCTTACTATCGCATGAAGCTAAAAAGTACCTAATGAAGAAATTCATACGGTACCAATCAGGCAGCATATGGTTCAAACCAAAGTGCCTAACATATTATTGTTTCGATTGATGTCATCCAAATAGAATGAATGCCCCTCCCCTTGACAGACAGTCTAGGAAAACCTGCATAAGTACCTAAGCATCAGTTCCTCTAACAACATTAAACTGAAACAAAGCAGAAGTTATCCCAGGTATTGGGTAGTAGTATTTATACACTTAAGACTGGGGCTGCACATAAACCAAGCCACTCAAGACTGGAGTGAAGCTCAAATTTAACTGTTCTAGTTGCTCAATCTTTACAATCAAGCGATCCAAGCTCTCCCTCTAGTTGGAGTGTATGTTCAAGTTTAAATGCATCTGCTAAATATCAGGGTTCATTTATCCGGTACCCTAGCTTGGCATGGCTTGTGCACATTAATGGATTTGACAACTAGCTTACCTGACTACTCGTCTTCTACAAATCTACTTGGTGGTGTTTTGACTGTACAATCAACAATGAATCACTAATGTGTGCAGTCGTGTTTAAAAACACGTTTCGTATTTTAAGTCATCTATTATGAGAAAAAAACAGCTCAGAAATcctcaccaaaaaaaaaagagatgatttGACATTTTAATGAACCAAGATTTCAGAAGCTGCTCCAATGCCAACCAAGCCTAGTTGAAAGTATATCTGAGCTCAGACATTTTTAAAGTCCCAATCAAGCCACATCTTCAGAAACAGCTAAGTACTTGGCAAAGCATGCCTTGACTTGGTCTATTCACATTCGGGCAAACATTGGACTGAAAATTTTATCAGTACAATATAATTGAGGCCCTAAATTCAAGCATACTTTCTTGTGAGAACTTTTCAATACGACAGAATTGGCATGTATCTTGCAAGCTTGCTTAGTGATATATTACAAATGATTTCCTTGGGATAAACAAATAGGAAATCACCTTCAAGAGTCAATGTGAGCATTCTGTAGTAAGAATCGAGCATTATGCAGAAGAGCATTAGCCTCCTCATTTGATGCATCCAGCAACCGCAAGTCTTTAATTTCTTCCTGCCATTTCTCCATTTGTTCCTTATGTATCCTGCAGGTAAAAAATTTGAAcgatttattttatcatattttcagCTTTGAATTCTTAAGCTATATCAATTTTGATAAACTCACGTAATCAGCCGCTCTTCAAATTCATTAATCAGTTCCTTAAAGATTGTCTTCCCTGATTCCAGCATCTCAGAAACCTATACGAGAAGATGACAATGTAGAAACAGCTTGGCAAGAAAAAGAATAGTCGCCATGTGAGTTATGTTTTAGCTTTTAGTTAAGCGTAGTATCATCTCGGATTTGTGAGATTCACGGGCATCCTAAACTACTATCGCATGTAGATCACTTGCTTTAAACTGACAAACACATGGTAtacaaaaaatgtaattaaGGAAATGAAGTATTGGACGTCTCTACCAGCTGGGTGAAGCGTTCAATCTTTTCGAGAATGTGATTGATATTAAGTTCCATCTCCTCAGATCCAGCAATGTCTGTCTGGAACACTTCCCTTTCTACAATCTCTGAATCTGCTCCATCTAATCCCTTCTCTTCCATctaacaaatatgaaaaatcagatgtaagagatttttttttcattttgtaattttattttccataaatCTACTCTTGAGAAGAATTTAGAAACGAGCATACAGCTGGTTTCATGCGTTTCCTCGTTATTTCAGTTCCTTGAATTTCCATTTGAGCAGTTTTAGGTTAAAGCTGCCAGAACCGGGAAAGAGGCGCTGAGAATATCATCATTCACAAACAATCTAGTGACACATATACattgaaagagagaacaaagaaaCATAAGTCAAAGCGCTTGGGGAAGCAAGATGGTAGCAGGAATTATGCTTGCCCTGAAATTATGTATAGACAGACACCATGACGTTATGCAATGGCCGTTGCAATTTGATTGTATTAACaatgtgaattgagtgaaataCATGTACGCCAATTAGGGAATTAAAATCACCTTTACTTTACAGTAGTTCCTTTATAAGGATGATAACCAAAAAACACATAGAAGGCGAGCTTTCTGACATCAAATTTAGAAAACTGGTGAGCTAGAAGCAATATCGAGAggaaattttgattaaaaagatGATTGACTTGCCGATGAGATATTTAGATgcatatcttaatttaaaaaaatacaaataaactaGCTAATTAATCTGACctagaggaagatgaagaagaagatgatgatgattgatGATCGATCAAAAGAGTAATTCGCACTTATCGTTGtgtgaaatcaaattaaacagGCAAGAGAGCTGATTCCCTTCGATATTCAGGAACTGATCCGGTAGACGCTTGGTTCTCTCCTATTGGATTGATGGATTCTGATTGCTAAATGctaaagagaaagagggaggtTACAGACGAGAAAGACGAGGCGAAAGCAAAAGGAGAGTCTTCAATGTATACTACTGCCATTGCTTGCGTGGTTTTATATTTGCAAATGCAGTTTTCCCAAACTTTGGAAACGCGCGCCAATTCTGTGGGCACACCAATCCATAATAATCGTAGGCCCCATAATTGCCGATTGATGCATGTATATCTATCTTGAAATCGATATAACAATATGCActttagagcattcacatttcACATTCgtctatatatatgcacattcaaaatcatatttgcataatacgAGCTTAGATTCTTTTATATTGACttatacatctttaaatatttagataattatgaacaatatttatgtaaatttagagATCTATTATTCACTCCATAAAACATATGTTAcgtattatttctctttctctctccaacACCCCCCCAACAGGATTATTTTCATCTCGAAAGCATTCACTTATCCCCCACACGCTTTCCTCTTCTCCATCCCTCTCTCGACTCTAATAACCCGAACGGAAGATCAAACCCATGCACCTCTCTCTCACGACAGCTGTCGACGGAGCTTGCGACGGCTCTGGACTCGTCACGGTTGGGCTTTTTGTTGGCTCTCTCTATTTAGCAAGTATTTATCCCTCTATTTCTTCATGGTTTCGATGTGCTGTTATTCCTTCATAGTTTCGATGATGCTACTATTTCTTCATTTGTTATTCTTGGTTTTAAATTATGGTTTTAGATTAGGGTTTCGATGATGCTGGATTTAGATTAAGGTTCCTTCATTTTAGACCTCATGGACTAGATTTTCTGTTCTTACTTTTAGATTATGGTTTCGATGTGTTGTTATTCCTTCACGGTTTCAATGATGCTATTATTTCTTCACTTGTTGTTCTTGGTTTTAGATTAGGGTTTCTTCATTCTAGACCTCATGGACTAGATTTTATGTTCTTGCTTTTAGATTTTGGTTTCGATGATGCTTCTATCCAATCATTTAATCCTTTGATGagttatagaataaaaaaaaccccTGCATGTAAACTTTAGCCATTGAACTCATGCTTTGTTCTTGCTGAAAAATGATTTCCGAATTGTGTTTTGTCTAAGGAATCAATTTTCTCTATTAGCATCCattttcaaataacatgttTGGAGCATTTTTCCTTTTGTGGTTGTAGTTAAAAATCTCAGTCTTAAATATTGATGCTAATGTTCATATAGGTTATATTCACCTACATGCATTCTTTCAACTATGGTCTACAACAATACAACAAGTGCACTCTGGTTCTCTTTGGTTTGTTTTTGGAGCCTTacaaaaccaaaaatctaaatGTCTGGTCATGAGTCTATTATCTTGGTCCCGTTTTGCTTAATATGTACTATTTTAGTAACATTTTatccttcaatattttgttaaatgatGAGTACTTTAATTGATGATGATCTATTCTTCACCACACTGTTGAAAAGTGGTGAGAGTGGTATTAACAACCCTACTATGGATGCTACTTTCGTTAATGTCCAAGCGACACAACCCCAACGGGGTGTGTCATTTATTGTTGAGGAAGATACTCTCCTCATTTCAGTTTGGCTTAATGTTAGTATAAATTTCATACGAGAGACTGGTCAAACCTCTACTCAATTGTGGTGTAGAATTTATGATTACTATTCCACTTATAAAATACCTAACGGTCAAGAACGTTCCATGAATTCTTTGATCAATCGGTGGTCAACCATTCAAAAATGTGTCAATAAATTTTGTGGTTCCATGgcccaagttgaaggaaaaCATCCAAGCGGTGCAACCAAGCTAGACAAGGTATAATCGTTTAAATAAATTGTTACGTTTAAAAATTGTTATTGTTCTAATTATTAATGATTTGTCCCACTGATTGTTAAACAAAATTGTAGATTGATAAGGCAAAAATTTTGTACTGGGAGACCCAAAAAACCAACTTCACCATGGATCATTATTGAAATCTTTTGAGGCACTAACCGAAATGACAAATACACATGGAGTGCATAAGAAGAAGAGACAATGTCTCATGTTCAAGTAGTACTCCAAACTCAGTATGATTAGGGAAAGAGATGGAAAATGTGCTCGTGGAGTGTGAGAGACCTCTGAGCAAAAAAACTgaaagggaaagagaaaaaaaaatgaaaagttaggGAAAGAGAAGATAATGAATTTAGTGACACCTTAAGGGAAATGACACATGATAGGAAGACTCATATGTTGGAGAGAAAAGAATCAGTAACGAGGTTAGACAATCACAATTTTGAGTTATTGGTTGTTAAGAAGAGAAAGGCTGAAATCGAAATTAAGGCTCAAGAATAAATGTTTATAATATTAGctcaaaagaagaggaaaaatgatatggaaattatgaaattggaTATTGGTTCCATGAATTTTGTGCAACAAGAGTATTTCCATAATTTTCAAATGGAAATAAATAAGGAACAAAGGAATAAGGCAATATCTCGTACATAgttgtatattttgttttgtgtagttttttatattttttttttttactatgatGACATGTTTTGGGTATTGTTGTACTGCTAGTTGCTATGAAATGGAAATCTTTTTTTGTACCTCTATATAGAACTGTATTTTGTTGGTGGTTGATGGTAGGTGGGTACTGATCAATTAGGtgaattttgttgttggtgGGGTTTGGTTTTTGTTGCTGCTTACTAGTGGTGGAGCCGCTGGAGGAGTTGTTGGTGGTTGCTGGATGTGGTTGCTGCTATTGGAAATTTGTGTTACTGGAAATTTTTCATTCCATACTCTTGCTAGAAATTTGTGTTATAATGATCTTGGAGAAATTTGTattgtaatgaatttgtatcaaaatcaactttttagaacttgtatcaagttgattttgatacatgaaatttgtattaaattgacattacaaattattttttagcacaaaaattgtattaatatatgttaatatgtGTTGTTTATGAGCAAATGAGATtcattttttgtgtatataaatttgatgtattttattatatatggaattgcTGAATTTGGATGCATGAAATTGTATGAATACATGTACtggatattataaaattttatttaggcaaaaaaataataataataaaattattattattattattattattttaaatgataaagtAGATATATAAATAAGGTGAATTTTACGTATGGACATGCATAAACCAATATCAGTATGGATTCATGTGCCACTACTTTTGCAGTTGGTGGGTGGGGCAAATTCAACCACCATTTATGTTGGCCCAGCTTTGGGCCTTGGTACGAAGCATCGTTGAAGCCCAACAACTGGAATTAAAGAATCACAATTTACAAGCCCAAGTAGTCTTGCTTGAGATATGTTATCCCATTGGAATATTGGGTCAAGAGTCCGGCTTAAGTCTCAGCCCATGACTGGTGCAGGTTTCCCATATTATAGATACGAGTAATTAtgtatataagttttaaataaataaatctcacgtaaattttgtaaaaaaaaaaatagattttatcaataaagaatagattttttaaaattttttatggtatagtctactttttattaaaagattgtacgaattttatctatttaaaacttgtataaattattatttgtaaatataagaCTATTGGGGTCAATACAGCTCTactttatatttcttttcttttcgaaTTATAGCAAATTGCAGAGGATTCGAACAGATAAGAGGTATTACGTTAATGCAATCCATAGTGGAGGTTACAATGCAGCAACACCCACATCATGACAAATATGTCTAGAGATGATGAATGTTTTACATCGAGGAAATGGCTCAACCAACACGTTTCCTTACGTTATTGGAGGATATGAGAATTTCAACTTTTAAAGATACTAAAcgtcatatatacatataaatagaaATTGTAATGTGCCTCACTCTAGATATTAGCATGGCATCGTACACGTAAATATGATTATATGGTTGAAATAGAGAGGATCGGGTTCACGAGCATGGTCACGGGGTGATCCAGTTGCACATTTTGGCACCAACCGCGCGCGTCGTACTAGCTACCTGCCTCCTCCTCCTTCCGCATCTAAACTACACACCGTACGAATCATCAAAAAGTGAATACTTTTAAAAACGGGAAAAAAGAACGCGTTTGTGCTTACAGCTACGGAGTGCCGGATTATTCCGGAAACCGATAATCCATtcttcaaaacatatttattatagtattGGCAGTGCTTTATCAAAAGTcaatacatttttaaaatttaaaaaaatataaataaaattatttacattaatttcatcaaaatataaaaattgaacaaTGCTATACATCAATATGTAGCTGCAGCACATTTTatgtgatgttttttttttttacacactCAATACATTGAGTATTCTGCGGCTACAGGCTGAtgtaaatatttctttataaaaaattaaattttgaactacagtaattttaaatacatcttcaaatttaaagatataatattcatcatcaaaagtaatattttattataaaaattaaaaccaacttCTTTCCTGCATATATAAACGGTGTACAGTAATATaatagtttgttttttaaataatactcATTCCCTTTTATATACAGTTATAAGTTGTTCCAATATTGcatatttatcttaaaaaagagtacaatctattattaaaaaaaataattttttttatataaatttcatatttacttatttttttaaaggtgcTTACGCACCTATAACtagaaatatcatttatcttaatttctatttaattaaagagAATTGAATGTAAATTCATAGTTTGAACTCAAAATTTATAGTTTGATACCATTTATAACTatcttaatatatttctttttcctttttcttttcttaaaccAATATATCACACGTATATTGGTAAGGCAGATCTCGAAGAGTTAAAGCTGAACAAGACAACGACGATGGTGACATAAAATCATAGATGGATGCATGTCACAGGGAGAATGGTGCAAATGAAGGTTTTAATGTTGTTAGAGTgctttgattattattattattattaattagattataagaaaaataactcaattccagtttatattaaaaagcagtttgttttcacaaaaagGAGCCTAGCTACCAGACCTACTCTAGTTTAATACATTACAACACAATTGAGTTCTTACGACGGTTTTGAATTTGTGACAGTCTTGAAATCGTCaccaaaaatcattttctgtgAAGTTTTCAGGAAACCGTCTctaaaagtaaacaaaaaatgGTTATACATTtgaactataataatatttcattcaaacaTCACTTAGACGATgtcattttgaaattattatattcgAACGTATAGactataacgttcgaacggttcaTGTACGTCCAAACATTAAGTTCACTTACATACGAACGCGTAAGTTATTCTTTCGAACGATAGTCATTAACATTcgaatgtgaaatttttaaaattaaaaatggaatttcaaattaaaaaatattgagaattgaaatacaaaaacactagatatattaaatgatattgttcattatataaagtatagaaaaaagaaatatattaaaatataaataaaaaatatgataaaattgcAAAATACTCAGTATGAATTGTTTACAAATGTATGAAACTTCTCAGTCAATGTATTGACCTTTTTCGTTTAGGATATCTAAACGATGGCCAACTTCGGTGACACTCTGCTATACGTGCGCAATCTAACGGTTGATGTCCGCAGTGATATCTAAGACcatcgcatcaacccaagcagaaCACACATTCCCTGTAGATGTACTCATCAACTGCTGACTAGTACTCTCACTATGAGGAGCAACACCAGCCTCAGACTAGGTCGAAGGAACATGATTTGGTGTAGGGTCAGGCTCACGCCGAGCAGCCCCTTCCTTGTCCAATGCTCCAATGATGTGAGGTCATGTCTAGGGGTTCATATGCTCAGTCAACCACTAATCTGCTTGGGGTGACACTCTCTGGTCCAGTAACAACTGAGTAATGATCACCTCATATGAGAGGTTGTCAGTGGAGATGATGATTGCCTCGTAATGGGTCCTCTCAAATATCCACAGTGGCAAGTCGAATGGCTCTCCACGTGCTACTCGTATGAGGAATTGTGCGTGAGTTCGATTGAAGGTGGCCTTATGTGCTACAGAATCCTCATTTGTTGCAACTATGCGAAAAAATAGTAGCAAAATCTAGGAGAAAATATTCTTCTTATCGAACGATGTGTGGTATCTCTCAGTGAGGATGAAAAAATCCTCATCGCGATCGTCATCCTCAGGCTGATCTGTCCTCTCGCCCTCCAATGGGTCTACATCTCTGGCCATAGACTCGACtaggccagtagatgatgcaaatGTGCCTACATCTGGTGCGTCCTCAGCCTGAATATCCATTGTCGTCGGTT
Protein-coding sequences here:
- the LOC109007760 gene encoding uncharacterized protein LOC109007760; this encodes MEIQGTEITRKRMKPAMEEKGLDGADSEIVEREVFQTDIAGSEEMELNINHILEKIERFTQLVSEMLESGKTIFKELINEFEERLITIHKEQMEKWQEEIKDLRLLDASNEEANALLHNARFLLQNAHIDS